The Candidatus Aenigmatarchaeota archaeon genome has a window encoding:
- a CDS encoding superoxide dismutase: protein MEDKFYKLPVLHYEYGALEPHISKDQLKLHHTKHHQAYVDNANAILRKIDLARSEDQKLDMKHVCRDLSFNVGGHILHKLFWDNLAPPNHRAENPVGLIKTLIDLEFGGLERFRKEFTQAALSVEGSGWAVLAYCRATKRPVILQAEKHNVNLIAGFPILLVLDVWEHAYYLDYENERGKYVESFWNLVNWDEVAKRLDVVLEGQNAWQN, encoded by the coding sequence ATGGAGGATAAGTTCTACAAGCTGCCCGTTCTTCATTACGAGTATGGTGCCCTTGAGCCGCACATTTCAAAAGACCAGCTAAAGCTTCACCACACAAAGCACCACCAGGCGTACGTCGATAACGCCAATGCGATTTTGAGGAAGATTGATTTGGCAAGGTCAGAAGACCAAAAGCTCGATATGAAGCATGTTTGCCGGGACTTGTCGTTCAATGTCGGGGGGCACATCCTGCACAAGCTTTTCTGGGATAACCTTGCCCCGCCAAATCACCGGGCCGAAAATCCGGTCGGGCTTATCAAGACCCTGATTGACCTTGAGTTTGGGGGTCTTGAGAGGTTCAGGAAGGAGTTTACCCAGGCAGCGCTTTCAGTGGAAGGTTCCGGCTGGGCGGTTCTCGCTTATTGCAGGGCTACAAAAAGGCCTGTGATACTCCAGGCCGAAAAGCACAACGTAAACCTTATTGCGGGCTTTCCCATTTTGTTGGTGCTCGATGTCTGGGAGCACGCGTACTACCTGGATTATGAAAATGAGAGGGGCAAGTATGTGGAGTCTTTTTGGAACCTGGTCAACTGGGATGAGGTCGCAAAACGGCTTGACGTGGTTTTGGAGGGCCAAAATGCGTGGCAGAATTAG
- a CDS encoding DUF167 domain-containing protein, whose translation MKRITIRVVPNSSNDEVLEEVGFLKVRTRAKAIDGKANKAVIEILAKHFGVRKSRIEIVRGEKGREKVIQVIS comes from the coding sequence GAAGCGCATCACTATCCGCGTAGTCCCAAACAGCTCAAATGATGAAGTTCTTGAAGAGGTAGGTTTTTTGAAGGTAAGAACCCGGGCAAAAGCCATTGACGGGAAGGCAAACAAGGCAGTAATTGAAATTTTGGCAAAGCACTTTGGGGTTCGTAAAAGCAGGATAGAGATTGTTCGGGGGGAGAAGGGGAGGGAGAAGGTAATTCAGGTGATATCCTAA